The genomic stretch CCAACAGACAGCATACTTATAAAGCACAACACTATGTAGGCTTCCATTTTGGAGTCTAGTATCAAAAGCACAATACGTTCCTTTCTACTAAAACGCTGTGTGGATGAAACCTGGCAGGTTTTGCCACTTAAATGCGTCCCAGACAAATATCATCCCACCCCTTATAGAGCTGAATGCAGCAGTTGAAGGGAGTGGaattcactctgtgtgtgtgtgtgcactgctaTTGGAAACCAGGAGGTGCTCCTAACAATTCAAATGACAAATCAAGGTTGGTTTAGCTGTTGCAACTGTGTTGCAAGACTATTTTCTACCGACATCATATTTTGTAGACACACTAACGGACCATAAACTTGTAACACCGAAGATTCGCTTTCTATATCATCCAAAGAGAACTTGTTTTGAACCATGTGAACTAGATATTTGACACCAGTGTGGAAAATAATCTAAGACTGCGCTAACACATACCACTGTCAACAACTTTCCAGTTGCGATTGCTATCCTGTATGTTGGTGGGAAAGTGTGTGAGAAGCagttaaaacagcaaagagagaggtaCATTCACAGCCTTGGGAAAGAAGGGttatatgttttattcaatagtACCATTAAAAAATTAGGAAACACTATTTGGAAaatccactttagatgctttgttgatcatttatttttgttacattcaactaaatatctagtAAACTCACCattattttctttaactctaaacctggctctaaACTTTAAtttcagcccaaaacctaaaccgtaatcatttaaacagcagttgcagtggtattccaggtggttgcgaGGGTATTtctagttgttttttttagtgttttgtaAGTAAGTTGCTGCTAAGCAATTGCTATGGAATTGCAAGAGGTAATTATGGTGTtggtaggtggttgctatggtgccTCAGTCAACTGCTGGGTATATATCgggttccaggtggttgctagggtgctgctaAGGTACTTGCTCTGGTATCTTATGTGATCAGTAAGGTTTTGTtaagtggttggtatagtattCCAGGTAGTTTCTAAAAACAAAACTCCTGTTAATcagacaaaaaaatgtacagcCACTTGGCCTAAAAAGCACACGCATGCTATTCAGGTATAGACTCTACTTTCCTGGATTGGCACCTGTAGCTCAAAAATAGGGGAAGAAACTGTTTAAAGTTTGAGtatggaagaagaagaagaaaacaaagaaatgtcAATTAGCAAAGTGAATTGCAATTATAATATCAAGAAATACAATATAATAGCAATActctttgttgtattttgacCGTGTCCTGTAGCCCTCATGCTGATGGTTTATAATTAATGACTTCTtggattgaaaaaaaaaatacacgaaaaagaagctggagacttttgtttgatgttttcttAAAATCACAGATTAAAGATTCCACGCATTAGTTTGATGTAACATGCCTGACATTTGGTGAGAATTAAAAGTTAAATACTCTGATGTTCTAAAACCTAAGTGAGCGTTATGCTTCCATAATTCACAAAACAGTATTTGAATTATAGAAGCATGGTAAGAGTTTAACAAGCAAAAAACCACCACAGGAAACCAGTCAGGCAGAGCAGCTTTGACTCAAAAAGATCTAGAATTTTTAGATCTTTGGGTGTAACAGCTCCACATATTTACCTGTCAGATCAGCCTTTCTGCGTCAGCTGTGCTGCCCCTCAGATGGGCCTGGCAAAAACCAGCTCAACCAGGGCCTGCTTAGGCATGAAATGGGTGTTTTTGATGACTCAGGTCTGCATAAAAAGCCTTCAACTAAGTCAAAATCAGTCATAACAATGGTATGGGTTTGACAAATGCAGTGGGTTGGTCAAACATTTGAAGCAGGCACACAAAGTCATTCTAAAATGAAAAGCtagaaaaaaacccaaacaaacaaaaaagacagcCTTCATGAGTTCCCCCTTGCCTGAAACTGAACCATTCAACATctttggtgtttgaagttttttAGGTTTTGCAAATAAAGCTTGATGTAACATTTACATCTTACACTTACTATTCACTCCCTGGTTCATGTAGTGCATATAGGAAAACCACAAAAGGCTTCATTTgagttcactgtttttgtgatgtcacaaaaatccaAGCATTTTCATATCCACCAGCTCATTCCTGctgttataagaagtgtttcagcccatactgctttttgaatgtggcACAATAAAGGGCTGCCAATCACAACAGGGGGGGGATTACATACGAGATTTAAGGGAcacagaggttggaaaatggtcatgtaaaaataaatgatgtctGTCTTTGATACACCCAACAGCACAAGCATCATAAATGGACATGTACGTAAAAATGTAGGATAAACTCCCCGCAGTAACCACCCTCTGTACAGATGTTGCTGAATCAAAAAGTAAGAGCTgttcttttatgtcttttcaaCTCTAAAACTAATCTTTCATAATGAATCCCTCTTTCCTGAAGATGAATCAGCTCCTTTGCGAAACCTCAAGACAAAATCTCTCTCCCTTATGTCCGCAGGCCAGTCACCGAAAGAATTAAATATGTTTCCAGATAATTATTAAGATAGATTTTCTGTACTGCTCTAAAATATGAGTTTTTCTTAACAGTACTGTAGAAGAGTCTCAGGTCCTGCTTCAGGGAACAAATCTCATTATGTCCCTCAAACATAATTAGATACAACTCTCATTCTTATACGGTCCAGTTGTCCCCCAGAAAGCCCGTTAATGCCAGTGAAAAAGAGTCCATATCCTGTCACTAGAGTAAGCTGGGTATTTCGCTAAGCTCAAAGGCTCCAGTAACATTCAGACTCTGTCTTTGAGTCTTTAGTAAGTGAGTCAACAACcaaagtaaagaatatgttATCTAACATTGGGGGGTGGGGGATAAAACAaggcctatgcaaaagttacagctctgattttatttttccccccttcattcatccatcatccaagccacttatccttctggggagcctatcccagtgctcCCTGGGTGGGAGacaggacaggtcgccagtctatcgcagggcagacacacacacatccacaccttTTAGcaaatttagcatctccaactAACCTgactgtctttggactgtggaaggaaaccagaacaccatgcagacatggggagagcaggcaaactccacacagaaaggagcctggtcgcccagccagggaatccaACTtgggcccttcttgctgtgcgACGCCAGCGCTACCCATGTAACTTGatcaggtggacccttttgcaTATGATTATGGTTTCTTTATACGCTGCTCTATGGCAGCAGCTGTTGAGGTCACTTCCACTGCACAACTGCCATTTCCCCAATCTGCCCCATTCACTAAGATAATCAGTGATAGCAGTGGGCATTAACATAGAACATCAGCACCCAGAAAATGATACAAAGACTGAATTAAATTGCTGGTTTGTTTTACGCTCTTCACGGGGGACTGAAAAAGAGCCTAAGGaactacactcaccggccactttattaggtattagtaaaagtttggacctccttttgccttcagaactgccttaattcttcgtggcacactttcaacaaggtgttagaaacattcctcagagattttggtggttatttgagttactgttgcctttctatcatgtcgaaccagtctgcccattctcctctgacctctcacatcaacaaggcattttcgtccacacaactgaccgctcactggatatttcctcttttttggaccgttctctgtaaccTCTCTgtaacaaccatgccacgttcaaagtcacttaaatcccctttcttccccattctgatgctcggtctgcacttcagcaagttttcttgaccacctctagaagcctaaatgcattgagttgcggccatgtgattggctgattagctatttgtgttaacaagcaattgtacctaaaGGTGtacctagtaaagtggccagtgagtgtatatttaattGGGAAAAAATTCTTACatacactgtatggccaaaggtatgtggacacccctgttAATTATGGAGTTCAGTTGACCTTACAAATTGCTCTTCTGGGTGAACAGTACAAATTCCAAAAGGAAAGTGTGacggtcaggtgtccacatacttttagcTGTACAGTGTCATACAGTCATTAAAATGCTTAGTTACAAAATATATCTAAAGGATATTTAAAGTAGACATGCTTTATCattaagcattttaaatgaCTTACTGAACTTCAAAAGACTTAGTGATGGTTAGTGATGGGTCGGGTATTTTGTATGCACAAAACAATGTTCAGAAATACTCATCACCAGCCCACAGCATTAATCTCCTTTAGTCacagtttattaaaaatatattatgtaCAGTAAAAGACAGTTCAGTCAAATTGATCATGTCTAATTAGGAATGAACAAAATTACATCAATTTACCAAGACTTATTCCTGACAAGTCATACAATATATGCCATCTTGCTTGACTGAAAATACCAGTGCTGTAAGACTCTGACCAGGACAGGCAAACTTAAACTTCTTTCCACATAAAATGCTTTTGAAAGTCTTCTGCTGGTTTAGAATGGCACTGGACTTAAGCCCTCCACGCCGTCTACTTTCAAGATATGATCACACCTTCTCCAGGGTCACCTCTTTCCCATGACAAAGCTGGGCACCTCTGCATCATCCTCCGCTTCTCGCTCCTCAGAGTCGTTATCACTTGCCGAAGACTCTTCCTTATCTGAGGAGAACAGCCACAGTTAATGCAGCAACATccacagcaaaacacacactgtatggacaaaagGATAtccctcctaattactgagctgaagtgtttcagccacaccgattgctaacaggtgtagaAAATAAAGCGaagtgaggagctcagtgactGTCATAGCAtgtcacctttgccacaagtcattTTGCCCTGGTCAACTCAACGCGCTATTATGGTGAAAATGTGTCTAAGAAACAACAGCACAGCCACACCGACCATGTAAACTCACAGGGTGAGGCCACTGAGAgctgaagtttggtggaggttgAATACTggtctggagctgtttttcagggttagGGCAAAGCCCCTTGGCTCCAATTCAAAGGAAATATTAACACTGCAGCatacaaaacattttagatAATTAAATGCTTCCAACTTCGCAGCAACAGTTTGAAGAAGGCTCTTTCCTGTTACAGCATAACCGTCCTTGTGCACAAACTGAGGTCCATAAGGACATGATTTAACAAGTATGGTGGGGAGGAACTCGGAGCCCTGATCTCATCCCCGCTGAACACCactgggatgaactggaacactgattgtgagccaggctcTCTCACCCAaaatcagtgcctgacctcacaaatgcactttaaACTGAATGAGCACACATTTCTACAGACATGCtctaaaatcttgtggaaagccaccccagaagagtggagacagTTATAGCCACAAAATGGGTCCAACTACATATTAAtacccatggttttggaatgagatgtccaacaagctcatgcAGATGTGATGgccaggtgtccacatacctttggccataGAGAGTAACATTAATGGAGATGCAACAAAAGGCAAGAAAAACAAACCATTCAGTCAGCCATACCTGATTCCTTTTTGCTTTCCACTTTGGCTTTCTTGGCCATCTGCTTCTTCAGTTTAAGCTTCTCCCTAAAGAAAGCAGGGCCAATTTCAGGCTTTTACTTTCATATATGCACATCCATACTGAAATCTATTCAACCATGTACTTTTTAAAGTAGCTTATAAAGTTAAATGGTCAAGTTtacctcttcttcctccttttgGATGTCCTGGCCTCAGCAGCCTTTTGATTTTCCTCTATTTTCATCAGATATTCTTCATCCATATTTTGCTGAAATAGATGAGTAACATATGTTCTAGAGCAGCTGCCTCGaaacatatacataaataaaaaaaaattttaaaaaacacagcCTTTCCTGTAATTACAAGAAGGCTGCCCTACATTCTGGTTGACACACTTCTTATAACATCCACGTCAAGGAGCAGagaaactgctgtaggcagacaggaaatttgtttttcatgacatcacaaaaacagcggATTCAAAATGAGCTGATGTTGCAGTTAGACACAAACAACTTCTTTCCATGatatacgggccctttaaagcaCTCGACAATACATAAAGCAGAACACCTCCAAATGCATGGCTAGTGAATAGAAAAGGATCAACATTTGCCTACAACTGTCCATAAAGGGTCCATAAATGGCCAAATTATGAAGTCTTCAAATATTGAAAGaatgtgtattttaaaaagggcttcatttttaaataaaaggagTGTGAAGTAATATGCAAACACTAAGTTTCGAAACTTAGCATTCAACACATGGAAACTACGCTGccaaaacagtctgttttgaattcaccGTTTCTGTGAGGTCACAAGaaacaactcatttacatacatccacctataCACCCAACAGCTCCTCCCATTCCTACTGAAGTTCTAGGGCATGCTTCAGCTTTGAGTGTTTTCTGAATGACGCACAAAagaggacagccaatcagatcacagcttatttataattttatcaGTCTTTAAGGCAtaatgacaaaaacagcctgtttagtgcTGAAAGAcaaagttggaaaatggtcttGCAAATTAtttgtacataaacccacacaaatgttgtGAACCTGAAACCTTATGCAGGGGaaaagaaatacacaaaaacgTAGGCAACAGGCTCTTTAAGACACATGAATTCAGGTTTAATCTGGCTCTAACTGAATGTTACCTATGCCAGAAGTCCTCCTTAAAAGTTTGAGGTATGTAAAAGGGAACAAACCCTTCATCTGAAACACTCAAGGAGGTCCAGTTACCTTTTCTGACAACCGGTCCAGGAAGTCTTGTCTCTGATACTCGCGCCGCCTCAAGTGTCTGTACACATGAAACTCCCCGCTGCCTGCGCCAGCACTGGAGCCTGGCAGGAAACAACACTGGTTGAAATTTTAAAAGTAAACGGGCATACTTCATACTTACACATGGTAGTTGTCCTCAAAATCTATGTCCTGAGCCCAAAAGCAGttgaagacaaaaaaatgtagctgctgtaactgtaaacagtgtctgaagtttgcttctttggatTTGAAATGAGGCTTCAGGATAACTAACAAGGTTTGGAAGATTATGGCAGCCAACTTAAGgcacttttattctttttttctttttttttttataaataacgtTACGCTGCCCAGGGTCAAAAACACACAAGTCTGCCATTTTCATATTAAATAAATTTCATATTCAATCAATTTAGTGATTATAGGTCAGTTTTGCAGACACCGGCCCATATTTATCAAGCACTGCAAAGTATTAAGATTAGGTTTCATCAGTTCATGTAATTCGCTTCAGTGTTATATAAAAGCTATAAGCTGACCCCAGATCAGCATTCGTACTCTGAGAAGTTTAATAAACACGGGCCATTAAGAGAGAATTCCATGGATTaatcaaaattatttttaaaaaattcccCTTAATTATCAATCACTGAGACGTAAACAAACTCActcagaatggtttggtgtgaaatggttcactgctgacaaacttacagactcagacttctttgtagtggtggtgataggaaccaggggttgtgacgTCTACAATGCAAAATACGGGCTTAATAAGTTTATTTACCATTCAAAACAAACTGTGAACTTGCACCGGGACTCGGAGTCTTTACGTGCGATGGTGactatggtaaaatagtcataaatatGAGAACTAAGTTTTCTTTGGCATTTGCCACCATCTTGCCTTACAATaccttgcatgtacctctccactgACAAGTTTTAAAGTGTCCTTCTCAGAATTATACTAAAGCAATGTCATTAGGCAGCATATCTGCATTTCATGGAGCTTTCTGtaaagtagcttttagaggcattaaagggcccatatcatggaaaactaaatgttcagacactgctgtgtctgatccacttataccagcgcaacacacactaacacaccaccataaTGTGGGGAGGGTACAGGAAAAATACAGGATAAATAATGTATGGACCATTTAATGacgtcagacgtctggttcccataaCGACCAACGTGAATAATTGTGAAGTGGTTACTGTATGACAACGCAGTTCACACCAGATCAGCCTGAATGACTctgtctgtttacatcttaacgatTTAAGTATGGAAACACGGTTTGGGTGGATTCCCCCTTTAATTCTGTTTAACGGTATAGTCACACACGCGTGACGGGTTCACGGGTGgctattttttttactggatTCCCAAAGTGTATGTTTAACTGTAGTAGGTACCACGCACTGTATCTAGCACTGGTAACTGTTCTTTTGGCAGTTCTAATATGTTCCTGTACGATAAACTAACGTGCAGAAGTTAACCAACTAACAACGAGCGGACCGCGTTTATTACCAGCTCGCCTGAACACAACTTACCCATAACATCCCGTACAAACTCTGGAGGGGCCCTTGGGGTCCATTCTTTAGGTCTTTCAGGTATGGGTACAGGTTTGtcctataaaataaaacattcgtCTGTACTGTAACGTTGTTTAAAATCTCCCGTTTGACCGAAtatagccagctagctaacctagctctGGTACTGCAGACACCGTGCTAATTGGcgagctaggttagctagcgaGTGATGCTAACCGGCCGCAGCAGGAATCGCTGAAAGGCTCAACAAAGCTCAGATGTAAACACTCACTGGGTTTCGCATTAACCTCTCCAATTTCAGACGCTGTTCCTCTGCTGGACTTTTGGCAATTATCAAAGGCTGCGGCTCCTTTCCGCCGGTTTTAACTGGTTTGGCGTCTTTCTGAGGGGCCGCCATGTTTCACATTCGTCCAGCTTCTTCGGGTGAGCAGATGTTTCAGAGCTTTTCGA from Pygocentrus nattereri isolate fPygNat1 chromosome 23, fPygNat1.pri, whole genome shotgun sequence encodes the following:
- the prkrip1 gene encoding PRKR-interacting protein 1 homolog, which codes for MAAPQKDAKPVKTGGKEPQPLIIAKSPAEEQRLKLERLMRNPDKPVPIPERPKEWTPRAPPEFVRDVMGSSAGAGSGEFHVYRHLRRREYQRQDFLDRLSEKQNMDEEYLMKIEENQKAAEARTSKRRKKREKLKLKKQMAKKAKVESKKESDKEESSASDNDSEEREAEDDAEVPSFVMGKR